A stretch of Geomonas oryzisoli DNA encodes these proteins:
- a CDS encoding NAD(P)H-dependent flavin oxidoreductase — protein MFKPLRIGKHEARYPLIQGGMGVRISAGSLAGHVAKCGGVGLVASPGITLNSEFFNGKNYLKSNCLALKEEIRKAYEIAPDGIIGVNVMVALSDFEELVVASVEAGAKVLVCGAGLPMTLPGLTAHAPDVALVPIVSSVRAAQLIAKKWDKAYNRLPDAVVVEDPDTAGGHLGEKMENIGTGEYDQYETVRGVKEFFRSEYGLDIPVIAAGGIWDRADVLHALAEGADGVQMASRFVTTVECDADDAFKQAYLNCKKEDIGLIMSPAGLPGRAILTNQEGIMAYDRDHASVCSHGCLKKCSYKESGERFCIVKSLDRAQRGEVDSGLIFCGTNAWKATRIETVQEIFDEIFAETGAVAEDRAA, from the coding sequence ATGTTCAAACCGTTGCGCATTGGCAAACACGAGGCACGTTACCCGCTGATCCAGGGCGGCATGGGGGTGAGGATTTCCGCAGGATCTCTGGCAGGGCACGTTGCAAAGTGCGGCGGCGTCGGGCTGGTGGCTTCCCCCGGCATAACCTTGAACAGCGAGTTTTTCAACGGCAAGAACTACCTGAAAAGCAACTGTCTGGCGCTTAAAGAAGAGATCCGCAAGGCGTACGAGATCGCCCCGGACGGCATCATCGGGGTCAACGTGATGGTCGCCCTGTCCGATTTCGAGGAGCTGGTGGTCGCTTCGGTCGAGGCGGGAGCCAAGGTGCTGGTCTGCGGCGCGGGGCTCCCCATGACCCTGCCCGGCCTGACCGCTCACGCGCCCGATGTCGCGCTGGTGCCCATCGTCTCTTCCGTGCGTGCCGCACAGCTGATCGCCAAGAAGTGGGACAAGGCCTACAACCGTCTCCCCGATGCCGTCGTGGTCGAGGACCCGGACACCGCAGGCGGACACCTCGGTGAAAAGATGGAGAACATCGGCACCGGCGAATACGACCAGTACGAGACCGTGCGCGGCGTGAAGGAGTTCTTCCGCAGCGAGTACGGCCTCGATATTCCTGTGATCGCAGCCGGTGGCATCTGGGACCGCGCCGACGTGCTCCACGCCCTGGCCGAAGGTGCCGACGGGGTGCAGATGGCGAGCCGTTTCGTCACCACCGTCGAGTGCGACGCCGATGACGCCTTCAAGCAGGCCTATCTCAATTGCAAGAAAGAGGACATTGGCCTGATCATGAGTCCTGCCGGTCTGCCCGGCCGCGCCATCCTCACCAACCAGGAAGGGATCATGGCCTACGACCGCGACCATGCCTCGGTCTGCTCGCATGGTTGCCTGAAGAAGTGCTCCTACAAGGAGAGCGGCGAGCGCTTCTGCATCGTGAAGTCGCTGGACCGCGCCCAGCGCGGCGAGGTCGACTCGGGTCTCATCTTCTGCGGCACCAACGCCTGGAAAGCGACTCGCATCGAGACGGTGCAGGAGATCTTCGACGAAATCTTCGCCGAGACCGGGGCCGTCGCCGAGGACCGGGCGGCCTGA
- a CDS encoding sensor histidine kinase, protein MKMNRKLSNPLIALIGIQLIWVVMVISWIYWFIGRSKEFRNLALRYKPELLTQGMEWIVLVEGLLMAIAILAGVYVIFLYWRRQAKLYLQQRTYISQLTHELKSPLTSIQLHLETVKMRDLPKEKLDGFIDTMLSDTDRLNILTSNLLMATRIEFRQLGEKAKKIDFSEFVTNYLQGKSSDLPEGGKLTLEIEPNINATIDVEGMEMALRNLFENALLYSPVSPEIRVSLKRSISGRQCLLEFQDNGKGLKKNELEKIFEMFYRVRTPGENIRGTGLGLYIVRSVVNAHGGKISVESPGLGKGCTFHITLPLQGRQQRG, encoded by the coding sequence ATGAAAATGAACCGGAAACTATCCAACCCGTTGATTGCACTGATAGGGATCCAGCTGATCTGGGTGGTCATGGTCATCTCCTGGATCTACTGGTTCATCGGCAGGAGCAAAGAGTTCCGCAACCTGGCTCTGCGTTACAAACCGGAGCTGCTCACCCAGGGGATGGAGTGGATCGTCCTGGTCGAGGGTCTGTTGATGGCAATCGCCATCCTCGCCGGCGTCTATGTCATCTTTCTCTACTGGCGCCGCCAGGCCAAGCTCTACCTGCAGCAGCGCACCTACATCTCCCAGTTGACCCATGAGCTCAAGTCGCCGCTCACCTCCATCCAGTTGCACCTGGAGACGGTGAAGATGAGGGACCTCCCCAAGGAAAAACTGGACGGATTCATCGACACCATGCTCTCGGATACCGACCGGCTCAACATCCTGACCAGCAACCTGCTCATGGCCACCAGGATCGAGTTCCGGCAACTGGGCGAAAAGGCCAAGAAGATCGATTTCTCCGAGTTCGTCACCAACTATTTGCAGGGCAAGAGCAGCGACCTCCCCGAAGGAGGAAAGCTCACCCTGGAGATCGAACCCAACATCAACGCGACCATCGACGTCGAGGGTATGGAGATGGCGCTCAGGAACCTCTTCGAGAACGCCCTGCTCTATTCACCGGTTTCGCCCGAGATCAGGGTCTCGCTCAAACGCAGCATAAGCGGCAGACAGTGCCTGCTGGAGTTCCAGGACAACGGCAAGGGGCTCAAGAAGAACGAGCTGGAGAAGATCTTCGAGATGTTCTACCGCGTGCGCACACCGGGTGAGAACATCAGGGGGACCGGCCTGGGGCTCTACATCGTCAGGTCCGTGGTGAACGCGCACGGCGGCAAGATTTCCGTCGAGAGCCCGGGACTGGGCAAAGGCTGCACCTTCCACATCACCCTGCCGCTTCAGGGCAGGCAGCAAAGAGGTTAG
- a CDS encoding response regulator transcription factor: MSGERPHILLVEDEMHLARGITFNLEQEGYLVSHVESGEEALDKVTMEKFDLIILDVMLPGIGGFEVCQKIRGLDSRVPVLMLTARSAESDRISGLAAGADDYLVKPFNLKEFLLRVSGMLRRSAWYRPEPVEEGYRFGDNEVFLLSYRARTRQGEIDLTDLEVRMLSLFFHREGEAIPRGEILESVWGYATDAETRTLDNFIVRLRKYFEPEPSRPVFFQTVRGVGYRFSRKS; this comes from the coding sequence ATGTCCGGTGAAAGACCGCACATACTGCTTGTCGAGGACGAGATGCATCTCGCGCGCGGCATCACCTTCAACCTGGAACAGGAAGGGTACCTGGTGAGCCACGTGGAGAGCGGCGAGGAGGCGCTCGACAAGGTAACCATGGAGAAATTCGACCTCATCATCCTGGACGTGATGCTCCCGGGCATCGGCGGCTTCGAGGTCTGCCAGAAGATCCGGGGGCTCGACTCGAGGGTACCGGTGCTGATGCTCACCGCGCGCTCCGCCGAGAGCGACCGGATCTCCGGGCTCGCCGCCGGCGCCGATGATTACCTGGTCAAGCCTTTCAACCTGAAGGAGTTCCTGCTCAGGGTTTCCGGGATGTTGCGGCGCAGCGCGTGGTATCGGCCGGAACCGGTGGAGGAGGGATATCGCTTCGGGGACAACGAGGTGTTCCTGCTTTCCTATCGCGCCAGGACCAGGCAGGGGGAAATCGACCTCACCGACCTGGAAGTGCGCATGCTGTCGCTGTTCTTCCATCGCGAAGGAGAGGCCATACCGCGCGGCGAGATCCTGGAGAGCGTCTGGGGCTACGCCACCGATGCCGAAACAAGGACGCTGGACAACTTCATCGTGCGGCTCAGGAAGTACTTCGAGCCCGAGCCCTCGCGCCCCGTGTTCTTCCAGACCGTGCGCGGGGTTGGGTATCGGTTCAGCAGGAAAAGCTAA
- the metK gene encoding methionine adenosyltransferase, whose amino-acid sequence MEMKDFIFTSESVSEGHPDKVADQISDAILDAILAQDPKSRVACETLVTTGMAVIAGEITTNAIIDYPKIARETIREIGYHDSAMGFDWETCAVLTSIDKQSPDIAQGVTEGEGMFKEQGAGDQGLMFGFACNETPELMPMSILMAHKLVSRLADVRKTGVLDFLRPDSKSQVSIQYIDDKPVHVDTIVISSQHTPEVSYEMIKEGIIEEVIKKIIPANLMDAKTKFLINPTGRFVIGGPMGDCGLTGRKIIVDSYGGHGAHGGGAFSGKDPSKVDRSAAYMGRYVAKNLVASGICERCEVQVAYAIGVAEPVSVMVDCNGTGKIPSKRISEIVREVFDLRPRAIIEQLDLLRPIYKKTAAYGHFGRELPEFTWERTDKAALIREKAGL is encoded by the coding sequence ATGGAAATGAAGGACTTTATCTTTACGTCCGAGTCTGTTTCTGAGGGGCATCCGGACAAGGTTGCCGACCAGATATCCGATGCGATCCTCGATGCGATCCTGGCCCAGGATCCCAAATCCCGCGTGGCCTGTGAAACGCTGGTGACCACCGGTATGGCGGTCATCGCCGGTGAAATCACCACCAACGCCATCATCGATTATCCGAAGATCGCCCGCGAGACCATCCGCGAAATCGGCTACCATGATTCCGCCATGGGCTTCGACTGGGAGACCTGCGCGGTGCTGACCTCCATCGACAAGCAGTCCCCCGACATCGCCCAGGGCGTCACCGAAGGCGAGGGGATGTTCAAGGAGCAGGGCGCCGGCGACCAGGGGCTCATGTTCGGCTTCGCCTGCAACGAGACCCCGGAGCTGATGCCGATGTCGATCCTCATGGCGCACAAGCTGGTTTCCAGGCTTGCCGACGTGAGAAAGACCGGCGTGCTCGACTTCCTCCGTCCGGACTCCAAGTCCCAGGTTTCCATCCAGTACATCGATGACAAGCCGGTCCACGTCGACACCATCGTCATCTCCTCGCAGCACACCCCCGAGGTCTCCTACGAGATGATCAAGGAAGGGATCATCGAGGAAGTCATCAAGAAGATCATCCCGGCCAACCTGATGGACGCCAAGACCAAGTTCCTGATCAACCCGACCGGTCGTTTCGTCATCGGCGGGCCGATGGGCGACTGCGGTCTCACCGGCCGCAAGATCATCGTGGACAGCTACGGCGGGCACGGTGCCCACGGCGGCGGCGCGTTCTCCGGCAAAGACCCCTCCAAGGTGGACCGTTCCGCGGCCTACATGGGGCGCTACGTAGCGAAGAACCTGGTTGCTTCCGGCATCTGCGAGCGTTGCGAAGTGCAGGTGGCCTATGCCATCGGCGTCGCCGAGCCGGTCTCGGTCATGGTCGACTGCAACGGCACCGGCAAGATCCCGAGCAAGCGCATCTCCGAGATCGTGCGCGAGGTGTTCGACCTGCGTCCGCGCGCCATCATCGAGCAGCTTGACCTGCTGCGTCCGATCTACAAGAAGACCGCAGCTTACGGCCACTTCGGCCGCGAGCTCCCCGAGTTCACCTGGGAGCGCACCGACAAGGCCGCCCTCATCAGGGAGAAGGCGGGACTCTAA
- a CDS encoding peptidylprolyl isomerase has product MTEEKNPVVVMETSMGTVKIELFKDKAPISVRNFLSYVKDAYYDGTIFHRVIKNFMVQGGGLDENMQPKKTKFAIKNEATNGLKNVRGTLAMARTAVVDSATSQFFINVVDNAFLDHAGKTPDRFGYAVFGQVIEGMDVVDAIRDVKTGNKAGHQDVPVEPVFINSVKLVE; this is encoded by the coding sequence ATGACTGAAGAAAAAAATCCTGTAGTCGTCATGGAGACCTCGATGGGCACCGTTAAGATCGAGCTCTTCAAGGACAAGGCTCCCATCTCCGTGCGCAACTTCCTTTCCTACGTCAAGGATGCCTACTACGACGGCACCATCTTCCACCGTGTCATCAAGAATTTCATGGTCCAGGGGGGCGGGCTGGATGAGAACATGCAGCCGAAGAAGACCAAGTTCGCCATCAAGAACGAAGCCACCAACGGCCTGAAGAACGTGCGCGGCACCCTCGCCATGGCACGTACCGCCGTGGTGGACAGCGCCACCTCCCAGTTCTTCATCAACGTCGTGGACAACGCGTTCCTCGACCACGCCGGCAAGACCCCGGATCGTTTCGGCTATGCGGTTTTCGGGCAGGTGATAGAAGGCATGGATGTGGTCGACGCCATCCGTGACGTAAAAACCGGCAACAAGGCAGGCCACCAGGATGTCCCGGTGGAGCCGGTCTTCATCAACTCCGTCAAGCTGGTCGAGTAG
- a CDS encoding peroxiredoxin, whose amino-acid sequence MKVSTITLLAALTLSTFTTALPVAASDVQQVAKVGEPAPNFRLDAWVSTASGKEFKQISLDDYRGKWVLLFFYPMDFTFVCPTEIKGFNQALPEFQKLNTVVLGASTDSKYSHLAWVQRGDLGNLQYPLLSDIKKEVAEKYGALDEKEGVALRALFIIDPDGVLQYQVVHNLDVGRSVEETLRVLEALQTGSLCPLGWKPGQKTLGKP is encoded by the coding sequence ATGAAAGTATCAACCATCACCCTGCTGGCGGCACTGACACTCTCAACTTTCACCACTGCCCTGCCCGTAGCGGCATCGGACGTGCAGCAGGTCGCCAAGGTAGGAGAACCCGCCCCCAACTTCAGGCTCGACGCCTGGGTCAGCACCGCATCCGGCAAGGAGTTCAAGCAGATCTCCCTCGACGACTATCGCGGCAAGTGGGTACTGCTCTTTTTCTACCCGATGGACTTCACCTTCGTCTGCCCCACCGAGATCAAGGGGTTCAACCAGGCGCTCCCCGAATTCCAGAAGCTTAACACCGTCGTTCTCGGCGCCTCCACCGACAGCAAGTACTCGCACCTGGCCTGGGTGCAGCGCGGCGACCTGGGCAACCTGCAGTATCCCCTGCTTTCCGACATCAAGAAGGAGGTGGCCGAGAAATACGGCGCCCTGGACGAGAAGGAAGGGGTGGCCCTGCGGGCCCTTTTCATCATCGACCCGGACGGCGTGCTCCAGTACCAGGTGGTGCACAACCTCGACGTGGGCAGGAGCGTCGAGGAGACCCTGCGCGTCCTCGAGGCGCTGCAGACCGGCTCGCTCTGCCCCCTGGGGTGGAAGCCGGGCCAGAAGACCCTGGGCAAACCGTAA
- a CDS encoding ATP-dependent helicase encodes MLDLSRLNPEQLAAVKHTEGPLLVLAGAGSGKTGVITYRIAHLILNKQVSPDQILAVTFTNKAAKEMKERVEHLVGRKASKGIVLSTFHSLGVRVLKRDIERLGYKKNFSIYSTADQVGLVRQIVREVNTDSKKYDAESIIWRISGAKNKLIPPERFAPNPLDDIDMMAALVYPRYQSALKAFNAIDFDDIIMLTAELLQHHPPVLKHWQDRFRYIMVDEYQDTNSSQYLLVNHLAAGCKNLCVVGDDDQSIYGWRGADVGNILDFEKDFKGCRTIKLEQNYRSTGNILEAANSVIGNNKIRKAKRLWTASGQGALIDLCIVQDDEEEATSVVERIQLERFKKDTPYSDFAILYRTNAQSRAFEEQLRFEDIPYVLVGGTQFFERKEVKDSLSYLKVIANPLDEVALLRIVNFPRRGIGDSTVIRINQWSLEKEIPLFEAISRVGEIEGISEAIRDKVLSFHHTLLDAADAFRAEGGLAEKGKALFEKLKIEEEIFRTIDDQKAARRKVENVEQIINSMAAYEERVPQATLGGFIEKVSLMDEDRFSGKDKKDHGKDAVTLMSLHSSKGLEFPFVFLVGMEDEILPHKRAIYEDDSIDEERRLCYVGITRARQQLVMTRTLFRKKYGKMEERVPSRFLEEIPGTVLNVQQTGVAKEVTPEEAEKTAEDFFAKMKAMMG; translated from the coding sequence ATGCTCGACCTGTCCCGTCTCAATCCCGAACAACTCGCCGCCGTCAAGCACACGGAAGGCCCCCTGCTGGTCCTTGCCGGCGCCGGGTCCGGCAAGACCGGGGTGATCACCTATCGCATAGCGCACCTGATCCTGAATAAGCAGGTGTCGCCGGACCAGATTCTCGCCGTCACCTTCACCAACAAGGCGGCCAAGGAGATGAAGGAGCGGGTGGAGCACCTGGTGGGGCGCAAGGCGTCGAAGGGGATCGTGCTTTCCACGTTCCATTCCCTGGGGGTCCGCGTGCTCAAGCGCGACATCGAGCGCCTGGGCTACAAGAAGAACTTCTCCATCTACTCGACGGCCGACCAGGTGGGGCTCGTGCGCCAGATCGTGCGTGAGGTGAACACCGACAGCAAGAAATATGACGCGGAGAGCATCATCTGGCGCATCTCAGGCGCCAAGAACAAGCTGATCCCGCCGGAGCGCTTCGCACCCAACCCGCTGGACGACATCGACATGATGGCCGCCTTGGTCTACCCGCGCTACCAGTCCGCTCTGAAAGCCTTCAACGCCATCGATTTCGACGACATCATCATGCTCACGGCGGAACTGTTGCAGCACCACCCGCCGGTCCTCAAGCACTGGCAGGACCGCTTCAGATACATCATGGTTGACGAGTACCAGGACACCAACTCGTCCCAGTATCTCCTGGTGAATCACCTGGCCGCCGGCTGCAAAAACCTTTGCGTAGTGGGGGACGACGACCAGTCCATCTACGGCTGGCGCGGCGCGGACGTCGGCAACATCCTCGACTTCGAGAAGGACTTCAAGGGGTGCCGCACCATAAAGCTGGAGCAGAACTACCGCTCCACCGGGAACATCCTGGAAGCCGCCAACAGCGTCATCGGCAACAACAAGATACGGAAGGCGAAAAGGCTGTGGACCGCGTCGGGGCAGGGGGCGCTCATCGATCTCTGTATCGTGCAGGACGACGAGGAGGAGGCAACCTCCGTGGTGGAGCGCATCCAGTTGGAGCGCTTCAAGAAGGACACCCCCTACAGCGACTTCGCCATCCTGTACCGCACCAACGCGCAGAGCCGCGCCTTCGAGGAGCAGCTCCGCTTCGAGGATATCCCCTACGTACTGGTGGGCGGCACGCAGTTCTTCGAGCGCAAGGAGGTCAAGGATTCCCTCTCCTACCTGAAGGTGATCGCCAACCCCCTGGACGAGGTGGCCCTGTTGCGCATCGTCAACTTCCCCAGGCGCGGCATCGGCGACAGCACGGTGATCCGCATCAACCAGTGGTCGCTGGAAAAGGAGATCCCCCTGTTCGAGGCAATCAGCCGGGTAGGGGAGATCGAAGGGATCTCCGAGGCGATCCGGGACAAGGTGCTTTCCTTTCACCACACCCTGCTCGACGCCGCCGACGCGTTCCGGGCCGAAGGTGGGCTGGCCGAGAAAGGGAAGGCGCTCTTCGAGAAGCTGAAGATCGAGGAGGAGATCTTCCGCACCATCGACGATCAGAAGGCCGCGCGGCGCAAGGTGGAGAACGTGGAGCAGATCATCAACTCCATGGCGGCCTACGAGGAACGGGTGCCGCAGGCGACGCTCGGTGGCTTCATCGAAAAGGTGTCGCTCATGGACGAGGACCGCTTCTCCGGCAAGGACAAGAAGGATCACGGCAAGGACGCTGTGACGCTCATGTCGCTGCACTCCAGCAAGGGGCTCGAGTTCCCCTTCGTGTTCCTGGTGGGGATGGAGGACGAGATCCTGCCGCACAAGAGGGCGATCTACGAGGATGACAGCATCGACGAGGAGCGGCGCCTGTGCTACGTCGGCATCACCCGGGCGCGTCAGCAACTGGTGATGACGCGCACGCTGTTCCGGAAGAAGTACGGCAAGATGGAGGAACGGGTCCCGTCGCGCTTTTTGGAGGAGATCCCGGGTACGGTGCTGAACGTGCAGCAAACCGGGGTGGCCAAGGAAGTGACGCCGGAGGAGGCGGAAAAGACAGCGGAGGATTTCTTCGCCAAGATGAAGGCGATGATGGGGTAG
- the ligA gene encoding NAD-dependent DNA ligase LigA — MEAQAAAQRIAWLSKEIERHNRLYYEQDMPEVTDAEYDALFRELQGLEKEFPELALPDSPTGRVGGRPLAKFTQVRHSMPMLSLENAFTEEDMIDFDDRVKRFLGLAADTGISYVCEPKMDGVAVELVYREGLLAIGSTRGDGVVGEDVTQNLKTIKDVPLRLETTEPPELLTVRGEVYLPLAPFRKFNQEREEAGEAPFANPRNAAAGSLRQLDSRITAKRPLSIFCYAPGELGGVEFSSQSHFLKTIPGWRLPVNPLTRVVNGIGEMLAYYQDMMEKRDDLPYEIDGVVVKVDSFGMQRELGEKSRSPRWAIAWKFPPRQATTVVEKIFHSVGRTGVITPVAFLKPVNVSGVMVSRATLHNWEELERKDIREGDTVIVERAGDVIPAVVQVILDQRPEGAVKPEVPETCPVCGGEAVRLPDEVAVRCVALNCPAQLLERVKHFAARRAMDIEGLGDKFIDQLLSLKLIKDVADIYALKEEDFMQFERMGKKLAENLLNAIEASKERELSRLIFALGIRHVGEHTAKLLAGAFGSIENLAKASEEELTSVREVGPQVATSIADFFRNEENLKVLERLKAAGVSPKVEEKRLGGRFTGKTFVFTGALERFTRDDAKKMVEQEGAHAAGSVSKKTDYVVAGAEAGSKLEKARQLGVRVLTEEEFLELMQ, encoded by the coding sequence ATGGAAGCACAAGCCGCCGCCCAGCGCATCGCCTGGCTCTCGAAGGAGATCGAGCGCCACAACCGCCTTTACTACGAGCAGGACATGCCGGAGGTCACCGACGCGGAGTACGACGCGCTGTTCCGCGAGCTCCAGGGGCTGGAAAAAGAGTTCCCGGAACTGGCCCTTCCCGACTCACCCACGGGACGGGTCGGCGGACGGCCGCTCGCGAAGTTCACCCAGGTGCGCCATAGCATGCCGATGCTCTCGCTGGAGAACGCCTTCACCGAAGAGGACATGATCGACTTCGACGACCGGGTGAAGCGCTTCCTGGGTCTTGCCGCCGACACCGGGATCTCCTACGTCTGCGAACCGAAGATGGACGGGGTCGCGGTGGAACTGGTGTACCGCGAGGGACTTCTCGCCATCGGCTCCACCCGCGGTGACGGTGTCGTGGGCGAGGACGTGACCCAGAACCTGAAGACGATAAAGGACGTGCCGCTGCGCCTGGAGACGACCGAGCCGCCGGAACTGCTGACCGTGCGTGGCGAGGTCTACCTCCCCCTGGCGCCCTTTCGCAAGTTCAACCAGGAGCGGGAGGAGGCCGGCGAGGCCCCCTTCGCCAATCCCCGCAATGCTGCGGCGGGATCGCTGCGTCAGCTCGACTCCCGCATCACCGCCAAACGCCCCTTGAGCATCTTCTGCTATGCGCCCGGGGAGCTGGGCGGGGTGGAATTCTCGTCGCAGAGCCATTTCCTCAAGACGATCCCCGGGTGGCGCCTGCCGGTGAACCCGCTGACCCGCGTCGTGAACGGCATCGGCGAAATGCTCGCCTACTACCAGGATATGATGGAGAAGCGCGACGACCTCCCCTACGAGATCGACGGCGTGGTGGTGAAGGTCGACTCCTTCGGGATGCAAAGGGAGCTGGGGGAGAAAAGCCGTTCGCCGCGCTGGGCCATCGCCTGGAAGTTCCCGCCGCGCCAGGCGACCACCGTCGTCGAGAAGATCTTCCACTCGGTCGGCCGCACCGGGGTGATCACACCGGTTGCCTTCCTGAAACCGGTGAACGTGTCCGGGGTCATGGTGTCGCGCGCCACGCTGCACAACTGGGAGGAACTGGAGCGAAAGGACATCCGCGAGGGGGACACCGTCATCGTCGAGCGCGCCGGCGACGTGATCCCGGCCGTGGTGCAGGTCATCCTGGACCAGCGCCCGGAAGGTGCGGTCAAGCCTGAGGTCCCGGAAACCTGTCCGGTATGCGGCGGTGAAGCGGTCCGGTTGCCGGACGAGGTGGCGGTGCGCTGCGTCGCCCTTAACTGTCCGGCGCAGCTTCTGGAGCGCGTGAAGCACTTCGCGGCGCGGCGCGCCATGGACATCGAGGGGCTGGGCGACAAGTTCATCGATCAGCTCTTGAGCCTGAAGCTGATCAAGGACGTGGCCGACATCTATGCGCTCAAGGAAGAGGACTTCATGCAGTTCGAGCGCATGGGGAAAAAGCTCGCCGAGAACCTTTTGAACGCCATCGAGGCAAGCAAGGAGAGGGAACTGTCCCGGCTCATCTTCGCGCTCGGCATCAGGCACGTCGGTGAGCACACCGCCAAACTGCTGGCCGGCGCCTTCGGCAGTATCGAGAACCTGGCCAAGGCAAGCGAAGAGGAGCTCACCAGCGTCCGCGAAGTCGGCCCGCAGGTGGCGACCAGCATCGCCGACTTCTTCAGGAACGAGGAAAACCTGAAGGTGCTGGAACGGCTCAAGGCTGCCGGGGTGAGCCCGAAAGTTGAGGAGAAGCGGCTCGGCGGCCGGTTTACCGGCAAGACCTTCGTATTCACCGGGGCGCTGGAGAGGTTCACCAGGGACGACGCCAAGAAGATGGTGGAGCAGGAAGGTGCCCACGCCGCCGGCAGCGTCTCGAAGAAGACCGACTACGTAGTGGCCGGCGCAGAAGCCGGAAGCAAGCTGGAGAAAGCACGCCAGTTGGGCGTGCGGGTGCTGACCGAAGAGGAGTTTCTGGAGTTGATGCAGTAG
- a CDS encoding four helix bundle suffix domain-containing protein, with product MNGSGDLILPHGGYRKLRSFAVALAAYDGTVIFCERFIDKRSRTHDQMVQAARSGVQNIAEGSLASGTSKKTELKLTGVARASLGELIRDYEDFLRQNNLPVWDKESTRVRAMRARLAGKLTKSVRLSDSSDKSDRSDVFDEPLLAALHALRGSSAEVSANIMLCLSHQASYLLKRQMERLETDFAENGGFTERLYNYRKEHR from the coding sequence ATGAACGGCTCGGGCGATCTCATCTTGCCGCACGGAGGTTATCGCAAGCTACGGAGTTTTGCCGTGGCTTTGGCTGCCTACGACGGCACGGTCATCTTTTGCGAGCGCTTTATCGACAAACGCTCACGCACCCATGACCAAATGGTACAGGCGGCGCGCAGCGGTGTGCAGAACATTGCGGAAGGCTCTCTGGCCTCGGGCACCTCGAAGAAGACTGAGCTGAAGCTGACCGGGGTGGCACGGGCAAGCCTGGGGGAACTCATTAGGGACTACGAGGACTTCCTGCGCCAAAACAACCTTCCGGTCTGGGACAAGGAGTCGACCAGGGTGCGCGCTATGCGCGCGAGACTTGCTGGAAAACTGACCAAGTCCGTCAGACTGTCCGACTCGTCTGACAAGTCCGACCGGTCAGACGTCTTCGACGAGCCACTGTTGGCGGCCCTGCATGCGCTACGCGGGAGCAGCGCGGAGGTGAGCGCCAACATCATGCTTTGCCTGTCCCACCAGGCAAGCTACCTGCTGAAACGCCAAATGGAACGCCTTGAGACGGACTTTGCCGAAAACGGCGGCTTCACCGAAAGGCTTTACAACTACCGTAAGGAACACCGCTGA
- a CDS encoding electron transfer flavoprotein subunit alpha/FixB family protein: MKTLLVGECREGKLLESSYELFGFAAQLGAETAMVLIGNQGALPGYGGAVYLADAGKYGEYNPDLHKRLVQAAVEREKPDYVVFMHTSYGWDLAPRVAALLQAPQVSEVVALAEGGFERPCCSQKMRQVVQPVGSPVVLTLQGGAFPALVPGGAPQQQPLDVDGEGRTEFLGYEAAVRKGVDLTRAEIIVSAGRGVGKKENLPVIAELAKVLGGEVGASRPVVDSGWMEAGAQVGVTGQTVSPKLYIACGISGAIQHLAGMKKSGFIVAINKDKDAPIGEVADVLVVADVMQFVPALTAKLAK; the protein is encoded by the coding sequence ATGAAAACACTACTCGTTGGCGAATGCCGGGAAGGAAAGCTGCTGGAGTCAAGCTACGAACTGTTCGGTTTCGCCGCGCAGTTGGGGGCCGAAACCGCCATGGTGCTGATCGGCAACCAGGGAGCGCTGCCGGGCTACGGAGGTGCCGTTTATCTCGCCGATGCCGGCAAATACGGGGAGTACAACCCCGATCTGCACAAGCGGCTGGTGCAGGCGGCGGTCGAGCGGGAGAAGCCGGATTACGTCGTTTTTATGCACACCTCCTACGGGTGGGACCTGGCGCCGCGGGTCGCGGCCTTGCTCCAGGCGCCGCAGGTTTCCGAGGTGGTGGCGTTGGCGGAGGGAGGTTTCGAGCGCCCGTGCTGCAGCCAGAAGATGAGGCAGGTCGTGCAGCCTGTCGGCAGCCCGGTGGTGCTCACGCTTCAGGGGGGAGCTTTTCCGGCGCTGGTGCCGGGGGGGGCGCCGCAGCAGCAGCCGCTTGATGTCGACGGTGAGGGGCGGACCGAGTTCCTGGGATATGAGGCGGCGGTCCGCAAGGGGGTCGATCTTACCAGGGCGGAGATCATCGTCAGTGCCGGGCGCGGTGTCGGCAAGAAGGAGAATTTGCCGGTAATCGCGGAGCTGGCCAAGGTGCTGGGTGGCGAGGTCGGGGCGAGCCGCCCGGTCGTGGACAGCGGCTGGATGGAGGCGGGGGCGCAGGTGGGGGTGACCGGGCAGACCGTGAGTCCCAAGCTGTATATTGCCTGCGGCATCAGCGGGGCCATTCAGCATTTGGCGGGGATGAAGAAGTCGGGCTTCATCGTGGCCATCAACAAGGACAAGGACGCCCCCATCGGCGAGGTCGCCGACGTGCTGGTGGTGGCCGACGTGATGCAGTTCGTGCCGGCACTGACCGCAAAACTGGCGAAGTAA